Proteins from one Cloacibacillus sp. genomic window:
- a CDS encoding asparaginase domain-containing protein — MLPLPRLALVIAGNFSADEENADPGILLGYLPDELARCCEIKEWSCQPSTHYSMPMTLAMEEMFESLVAEGYTGIITVCGNGVMEEMAYLVNLLWQHPEPVIFANLMVQGRAGLKEGLVNLHCSVLAALSPEARDKGVLLCSSSELFGADDVTLVDPGSPDSAFQSQEKGSVGKMLNGEIKFFSEPKRPPFLARRPKELPDVEIMWASLGGGESLLSFLASNRELGGLVLAGFGAGNVPPSWVPPIRNILRRRIPVAITSRCFQCHVHKTNDFEGSFEKLTEMGVMSGGKLNPFKARIRLSLGISAGLTDNGLSLYMLNQPVCDDINTLYK, encoded by the coding sequence TTGCTTCCGTTACCGAGACTTGCGCTTGTCATAGCCGGTAATTTTTCTGCGGATGAAGAAAACGCCGATCCGGGCATATTGCTGGGCTATCTGCCGGATGAGCTGGCGCGCTGCTGTGAGATCAAAGAGTGGAGCTGCCAGCCAAGCACCCACTATTCTATGCCGATGACTCTTGCGATGGAGGAGATGTTCGAGTCGCTTGTAGCCGAGGGCTACACGGGGATAATAACCGTCTGCGGCAACGGCGTCATGGAAGAGATGGCCTATCTCGTAAATCTGCTCTGGCAGCACCCTGAACCGGTGATCTTCGCCAACCTTATGGTACAGGGGCGTGCCGGGCTAAAAGAGGGGCTGGTGAATCTGCACTGCTCGGTGCTCGCCGCGCTTTCGCCGGAGGCGAGGGACAAAGGCGTGCTTCTTTGTTCCAGCAGTGAACTCTTCGGAGCGGACGACGTGACCCTTGTCGACCCTGGTTCGCCGGACAGCGCCTTTCAATCGCAGGAAAAAGGCTCTGTCGGTAAGATGCTCAACGGTGAAATAAAATTTTTCAGCGAGCCTAAACGTCCGCCGTTTCTAGCCCGCAGGCCGAAGGAGCTTCCCGACGTGGAAATAATGTGGGCTTCGCTTGGCGGTGGGGAGAGCCTGCTCTCGTTTCTTGCCTCCAACAGGGAGCTTGGCGGTCTGGTGCTTGCCGGTTTCGGCGCGGGCAACGTGCCCCCCTCATGGGTGCCGCCCATCCGCAATATATTGCGGCGGCGCATCCCGGTGGCGATCACCTCCCGCTGCTTCCAGTGCCATGTACATAAGACTAACGACTTTGAGGGTTCTTTTGAAAAACTTACTGAAATGGGGGTAATGTCGGGCGGCAAGCTGAACCCGTTCAAGGCGCGCATACGCCTCTCCCTGGGTATATCGGCCGGACTCACCGATAACGGCCTCAGCCTCTACATGCTGAACCAGCCTGTCTGTGACGACATAAACACTTTATATAAATGA